A section of the Pseudomonas tritici genome encodes:
- the topA gene encoding type I DNA topoisomerase, with protein sequence MGKSLVIVESPAKAKTINKYLGNEYVVKSSIGHIRDLPTSGSASASKEPAAKRGKAAAGEGPVLTPKEKARKQLVSRMGVDPDHGWKAKYEILPGKEKVIEELRRLAKDADTIYLATDLDREGEAIAWHLREAIGGDDSRYKRVVFNEITKKAIQEAFSKPGELDIDRVNAQQARRFLDRVVGYMVSPLLWAKIARGLSAGRVQSVAVKLVVEREREIRAFNPEEYWEVHADLGTAKGANVRFEVAREKGEAFKPLNEAQAMAALEKLKASSYSIVKREDKPTSSKPSAPFITSTLQQAASNRLGFGVKKTMMMAQRLYEAGYITYMRTDSTNLSQDAVAMARTYIETEFGKKYLPEKPNVYSSKEGAQEAHEAIRPSDANTEPSKLSGMERDAERLYELIWRQFLACQMLPAQYLSTTVSVGAGDFELRAKGRILKFDGYTRVMPQIAKPGDDDVLPDMAQGDTLKLIKLDPSQHFTKPPARYSEASLVKEMEKRGIGRPSTYAAIISTIQDRGYVALHNRRFYSEKMGDIVTERLSESFSNLMDYGFTAGMEENLDDVAQGERDWKNVLDEFYGDFKKKLEVAESPESGMRANQPVMTDIPCLTCGRPMQIRTASTGVFLGCSGYSLPPKERCKATVNLVPGDEIAADDEGESESLVLRGKHRCPICSTAMDAYLLDEKHKLHICGNNPDCNGYEIEEGTYRIKGYEGPSLECDKCGSEMQLKTGRFGKFFGCTNPTCKNTRKLLKSGDAAPPKMDPVKMPELKCEKVNDTYILRDGASGLFLAASQFPKNRETRAPLVLEIVPHKDEIDPKYHFLCEAPKKDPDGRPAVIRYSRKTKEQYVQSEVDGKPTGWKAFYDGGKWKVEDKRQGA encoded by the coding sequence ATGGGCAAATCGCTGGTCATTGTGGAATCCCCGGCTAAGGCCAAGACCATCAACAAGTACTTGGGCAACGAGTACGTGGTGAAGTCGAGTATCGGCCATATCCGAGACCTGCCCACCAGCGGTTCGGCTAGCGCCAGCAAGGAGCCTGCCGCCAAGCGCGGCAAGGCGGCCGCGGGCGAAGGTCCGGTGCTCACGCCTAAAGAGAAAGCGCGCAAGCAGCTGGTCTCGCGCATGGGTGTGGACCCGGATCATGGCTGGAAGGCCAAGTACGAAATCCTTCCGGGCAAGGAAAAGGTCATTGAGGAGCTGCGCCGGCTCGCCAAGGATGCTGACACCATCTATCTCGCGACGGACTTGGACCGCGAAGGGGAAGCCATTGCCTGGCACCTGCGGGAAGCCATCGGCGGTGATGACAGCCGCTACAAGCGCGTGGTGTTCAACGAAATCACCAAGAAAGCCATCCAGGAAGCCTTCTCCAAGCCGGGCGAGCTGGATATCGACCGTGTCAACGCCCAGCAAGCGCGTCGTTTCCTCGACCGCGTCGTGGGTTACATGGTCTCGCCGCTGTTGTGGGCCAAGATCGCCCGTGGCTTGTCCGCTGGCCGTGTGCAATCGGTTGCGGTAAAGCTGGTGGTGGAGCGTGAGCGCGAGATCCGTGCGTTCAACCCCGAAGAGTACTGGGAAGTCCACGCCGACCTCGGCACCGCCAAGGGCGCCAATGTGCGCTTTGAAGTGGCCCGTGAGAAAGGCGAGGCCTTCAAGCCGCTGAACGAAGCCCAGGCCATGGCCGCGCTGGAAAAGCTCAAGGCTTCCAGCTACAGCATCGTCAAGCGTGAAGACAAACCGACCAGCAGCAAGCCGTCGGCACCGTTCATCACCTCCACCCTGCAGCAGGCCGCGAGCAACCGCCTGGGCTTTGGTGTGAAGAAAACCATGATGATGGCCCAGCGTCTGTACGAAGCCGGCTACATCACTTATATGCGTACGGACTCCACCAACCTGTCGCAAGACGCGGTGGCGATGGCGCGTACTTATATTGAAACGGAGTTCGGCAAGAAGTACCTGCCGGAGAAGCCGAACGTCTACAGCAGCAAGGAAGGCGCACAGGAGGCTCACGAAGCGATTCGTCCTTCCGACGCCAACACTGAGCCAAGCAAGCTGAGCGGCATGGAGCGTGACGCTGAGCGCCTCTACGAGCTGATCTGGCGCCAGTTCCTGGCGTGCCAGATGCTGCCGGCGCAATACCTGTCCACCACCGTGAGCGTGGGCGCTGGTGACTTCGAGCTGCGTGCCAAGGGGCGTATCCTCAAGTTCGACGGCTATACCCGTGTAATGCCGCAGATCGCCAAGCCTGGCGATGACGATGTGCTGCCGGATATGGCTCAGGGCGATACGCTGAAGCTGATCAAGCTCGACCCGTCCCAGCACTTCACCAAGCCGCCGGCGCGTTATTCGGAAGCCAGCCTGGTGAAGGAGATGGAGAAGCGCGGTATCGGTCGTCCTTCGACCTATGCAGCGATCATCTCGACCATCCAGGACCGTGGCTACGTTGCGCTGCATAACCGTCGTTTCTACTCGGAAAAGATGGGCGATATCGTCACTGAGCGCCTGTCCGAGAGCTTCTCGAACCTCATGGACTATGGCTTCACCGCCGGCATGGAAGAGAACCTCGATGACGTGGCCCAGGGCGAGCGCGACTGGAAAAATGTGCTGGACGAGTTTTACGGCGACTTCAAGAAGAAGCTTGAAGTAGCAGAAAGCCCTGAGAGCGGCATGCGCGCCAACCAGCCGGTGATGACCGACATCCCGTGCCTGACCTGCGGCCGCCCGATGCAAATTCGTACGGCGTCCACCGGCGTGTTCCTCGGTTGCTCGGGCTACAGCCTGCCGCCGAAAGAACGCTGCAAGGCCACCGTTAACCTGGTACCAGGTGATGAAATCGCGGCCGACGATGAGGGTGAATCCGAGTCGTTGGTACTGCGTGGCAAGCACCGTTGCCCGATCTGCAGCACGGCGATGGACGCCTACCTGCTGGACGAAAAGCACAAGCTGCACATCTGCGGTAACAACCCGGATTGCAACGGCTACGAGATCGAAGAGGGCACTTACCGCATCAAGGGCTACGAGGGTCCGAGCCTGGAATGCGACAAGTGCGGCAGCGAGATGCAGCTCAAGACCGGCCGTTTCGGCAAGTTCTTCGGTTGCACCAACCCGACCTGTAAGAACACCCGCAAACTGCTGAAAAGCGGTGACGCGGCGCCGCCGAAGATGGACCCGGTGAAGATGCCTGAGCTCAAGTGCGAGAAGGTCAACGACACCTACATCCTGCGTGACGGCGCTTCGGGGCTGTTCCTGGCTGCCAGCCAGTTCCCGAAAAACCGCGAGACCCGTGCGCCGCTGGTGCTGGAAATTGTGCCGCACAAGGATGAGATCGACCCTAAGTACCACTTCCTGTGTGAAGCGCCGAAGAAGGACCCGGATGGTCGCCCAGCCGTGATCCGCTACAGCCGCAAGACCAAGGAGCAGTATGTGCAGTCGGAAGTGGACGGCAAGCCTACCGGCTGGAAAGCGTTCTACGACGGCGGCAAGTGGAAGGTCGAAGACAAGCGCCAGGGCGCTTGA
- a CDS encoding DUF6586 family protein — protein MANELYTRTNQKIYFAGLSLEALGRAEEGKEMNAIALVQAGREAALFHLYGALLGLCHEIAGFYRLPQAGSPRAEMIINRDVLDTMAIPELAELVEMAQSPDSWIARLLKAHADMFQPPRVPHVPKGDVTQPLIVAVAVEDDEPKPLSREELEGWRQELKKLALRYREGLNEC, from the coding sequence ATGGCCAACGAACTCTATACCCGTACCAATCAGAAAATTTACTTTGCGGGTTTGTCCCTGGAAGCCCTTGGCCGCGCCGAGGAAGGGAAGGAGATGAATGCCATTGCGCTCGTTCAGGCGGGGCGTGAAGCCGCGTTGTTCCACCTTTACGGTGCCTTGTTGGGGCTGTGCCATGAAATCGCCGGGTTTTACCGTCTGCCCCAGGCCGGTTCGCCGCGCGCAGAAATGATCATTAACCGCGACGTGCTCGACACAATGGCGATCCCTGAACTGGCTGAGCTGGTGGAAATGGCGCAAAGCCCCGACAGCTGGATCGCGCGTTTGCTCAAGGCGCATGCCGACATGTTCCAGCCGCCGCGTGTTCCCCACGTGCCCAAGGGTGACGTGACCCAGCCGCTGATCGTGGCAGTGGCGGTTGAAGACGACGAACCCAAGCCGTTGAGCCGGGAAGAGTTGGAAGGCTGGCGCCAGGAGCTGAAAAAACTGGCGCTGCGCTATCGCGAAGGCCTGAACGAGTGCTGA
- the sulA gene encoding SOS-induced cell division inhibitor SulA, giving the protein MQLIHTPQHTQLSLFEAFMAQPLAPILKETVEAPWSAEPEAFSELSLRGAAGSCLSLLAPILRELSEEQDARWLTLIAPPASLTQAWLRDAGLNRERILLLQPRGAQSAQQLTCEALRLGRSHTVVSWLNPLNATAKQQLISAARVGDAQSLNIRLG; this is encoded by the coding sequence ATGCAGCTCATTCACACCCCACAACACACACAACTGTCGCTGTTCGAGGCCTTCATGGCCCAACCCCTTGCGCCCATCCTCAAGGAAACGGTCGAGGCGCCTTGGAGCGCAGAGCCTGAGGCGTTCAGTGAATTGTCGTTGCGCGGTGCGGCGGGGAGTTGCCTGAGCCTGCTGGCGCCGATCCTGCGCGAATTGAGCGAAGAGCAGGATGCCCGCTGGCTGACGCTGATCGCTCCGCCGGCCAGCCTGACCCAGGCCTGGTTGCGGGACGCCGGCCTCAACCGCGAGCGCATCCTGTTACTGCAACCGCGCGGTGCGCAAAGTGCCCAGCAGTTGACCTGCGAAGCCTTGCGCCTGGGCCGTAGCCATACGGTGGTGAGCTGGTTGAATCCGTTGAACGCTACCGCCAAGCAACAGTTGATCAGTGCGGCACGCGTTGGCGATGCGCAGAGCTTGAATATTCGACTGGGATAA
- the lexA gene encoding transcriptional repressor LexA produces the protein MLKLTPRQAEILAFIKRCLDDNGYPPTRAEIALELGFKSPNAAEEHLKALARKGAIEMTPGASRGIRIPGFEAKADESTLPIIGRVAAGAPILAQQHVEESCNINPTFFHPRADYLLRVHGMSMKDVGIFDGDLLAVHTTREARNGQIVVARIGDEVTVKRFKREGSKVWLLAENPEFAPIEVNLKDQDLVIEGLSVGVIRR, from the coding sequence ATGCTAAAACTGACGCCACGCCAAGCTGAGATTCTGGCTTTTATCAAGCGCTGCCTCGATGACAACGGCTACCCGCCGACACGAGCGGAAATTGCGCTGGAACTGGGGTTCAAGTCCCCCAACGCCGCCGAAGAACACCTTAAGGCCCTCGCTCGCAAAGGCGCGATCGAGATGACCCCCGGTGCCTCGCGCGGTATTCGTATCCCTGGCTTCGAAGCCAAGGCCGACGAATCGACCCTGCCGATCATCGGTCGCGTCGCCGCCGGCGCGCCAATCCTGGCGCAGCAGCACGTCGAGGAATCCTGCAACATCAACCCGACCTTCTTCCATCCTCGCGCCGATTACCTGTTGCGGGTCCATGGCATGAGCATGAAGGACGTGGGCATCTTCGACGGCGATCTGCTGGCCGTTCACACCACCCGCGAAGCCCGTAATGGCCAGATCGTCGTCGCCCGTATCGGCGATGAAGTCACCGTCAAACGCTTCAAGCGCGAAGGCAGCAAGGTCTGGCTCCTGGCCGAGAACCCTGAGTTCGCCCCGATTGAAGTGAACCTGAAAGATCAGGACTTGGTGATTGAAGGCTTGAGCGTCGGCGTCATTCGCCGCTAA